The following are from one region of the Sandaracinus amylolyticus genome:
- a CDS encoding bactofilin family protein gives MPAPRDLTGIGELHALLGRGARFEGKLAFEGRVRIDGALKGEILGDGVLVIGDGAEVEANIEVGTLIVRGGVLRGNVLARQLIEIHPEGAVYGDIQAPEIDISKGCVFEGRCTMLPVGRDDEEAETGETAVPDEHG, from the coding sequence ATGCCCGCGCCCCGCGATCTCACGGGCATCGGCGAGCTGCACGCGCTGCTCGGCCGCGGCGCGCGCTTCGAGGGCAAGCTCGCGTTCGAAGGGCGGGTGCGCATCGACGGCGCGCTCAAGGGCGAGATCCTCGGCGACGGAGTGCTCGTCATCGGCGACGGCGCGGAGGTCGAGGCGAACATCGAGGTCGGCACGCTGATCGTGCGCGGCGGCGTGCTGCGCGGGAACGTGCTCGCGCGTCAGCTCATCGAGATCCACCCCGAGGGCGCGGTCTACGGCGACATCCAGGCGCCGGAGATCGACATCTCGAAGGGCTGCGTCTTCGAGGGCCGCTGCACGATGCTCCCGGTCGGTCGCGACGACGAAGAGGCCGAGACCGGGGAGACCGCCGTGCCCGACGAGCACGGATGA
- a CDS encoding homoserine dehydrogenase translates to MTRSIRIGMLGCGVVGQGVLRTIATRRESLARRLGAPIEVRRVVARDPDKERGEHAPRELLSFDPESVLGDPEIDVVVEVMGGLDPAGAHVVRAIEAGKSVVTANKFLLAERGSELFELAEARGVDLAFEAAVCGGIPVIRVLREALVSDNVVALRGIVNGTSNYILSRMYDEKIDFSVALRGAQDAGYAEADPTLDVNGGDALHKLTILASLAFGTRVLPSQIHQEGIEHVAAIDMQMAARFGYVIKLLAIARALPNGALDLRVHPALVPDDSVIASISGALNAIYIEGESLGPLMISGYGAGSMPTAMSVVSDIVDVGRNLMMGSRGRITHRSLAAREVRDPGHHVGRYYLRFTVMDRPGVLARIAGVLGAFDVSIEQMIQEGRASADGEPVHVVMLTHACKDANVRSALREIHMLSGIAQPARAIRIEEG, encoded by the coding sequence GTGACGAGGTCGATTCGGATCGGGATGCTGGGCTGCGGCGTGGTGGGGCAGGGCGTGCTCCGGACGATCGCGACCCGCCGTGAGAGCCTCGCGCGCCGCCTCGGTGCGCCGATCGAGGTGCGCCGTGTGGTCGCGCGCGATCCCGACAAGGAGCGCGGCGAGCACGCGCCTCGCGAGCTGCTCTCGTTCGATCCCGAGAGCGTGCTCGGCGATCCCGAGATCGACGTCGTCGTCGAGGTGATGGGCGGGCTCGATCCCGCGGGCGCCCACGTCGTGCGCGCGATCGAGGCCGGCAAGTCGGTCGTCACCGCGAACAAGTTCCTGCTCGCCGAGCGCGGCTCGGAGCTCTTCGAGCTCGCCGAGGCACGCGGCGTCGACCTCGCGTTCGAGGCCGCGGTGTGCGGCGGCATCCCGGTGATCCGCGTGCTGCGCGAGGCGCTCGTGAGCGACAACGTCGTCGCGCTGCGCGGCATCGTCAACGGCACGAGCAACTACATCCTCTCGCGCATGTACGACGAGAAGATCGACTTCTCGGTCGCGCTGCGCGGCGCGCAGGACGCGGGCTACGCCGAGGCCGATCCCACGCTCGACGTGAACGGCGGCGACGCGCTCCACAAGCTCACGATCCTCGCGTCGCTCGCGTTCGGCACGCGGGTGCTGCCCTCGCAGATCCACCAGGAGGGCATCGAGCACGTCGCGGCGATCGACATGCAGATGGCGGCGCGCTTCGGCTACGTGATCAAGCTGCTCGCGATCGCGCGCGCGCTGCCGAACGGCGCGCTCGATCTGCGCGTGCACCCGGCGCTCGTGCCCGACGACAGCGTCATCGCGAGCATCTCGGGCGCGCTCAACGCGATCTACATCGAGGGCGAGAGCCTCGGCCCGCTGATGATCTCGGGCTACGGCGCGGGCTCGATGCCGACCGCGATGAGCGTGGTGAGCGACATCGTCGACGTCGGGCGCAACCTGATGATGGGCTCGCGCGGTCGCATCACCCATCGCTCGCTCGCGGCGCGCGAGGTGCGCGATCCGGGGCACCACGTCGGCCGCTACTACCTGCGCTTCACGGTGATGGATCGCCCCGGCGTGCTCGCGCGGATCGCGGGCGTGCTCGGCGCGTTCGACGTGTCGATCGAGCAGATGATCCAGGAAGGCCGCGCCAGCGCCGACGGCGAGCCGGTGCACGTCGTGATGCTCACCCACGCGTGCAAGGACGCGAACGTGCGCAGCGCGCTCCGGGAGATCCACATGCTCAGCGGCATCGCGCAGCCGGCGCGCGCGATCCGCATCGAGGAAGGCTGA
- the trxA gene encoding thioredoxin, with translation MAGKNVLVVNDLNFETEVMNSDQPVLVDFTATWCGPCRQIAPFIDQLADEYAGRAKVVKLDIDESPSTAARFGIRGVPTLYVFKGGRIVAQQQGAAPKTILARLIDTGIGA, from the coding sequence ATGGCCGGCAAGAACGTGCTCGTGGTGAACGATCTCAACTTCGAGACCGAGGTGATGAACTCGGACCAGCCGGTCCTGGTCGACTTCACCGCCACGTGGTGCGGGCCCTGCCGTCAGATCGCGCCCTTCATCGACCAGCTCGCCGACGAGTACGCCGGGCGCGCGAAGGTCGTGAAGCTCGACATCGACGAGAGCCCCAGCACCGCGGCGCGCTTCGGCATCCGCGGCGTCCCCACGCTCTACGTGTTCAAGGGCGGACGCATCGTCGCGCAGCAGCAGGGCGCGGCGCCGAAGACGATCCTCGCGCGCCTGATCGACACCGGCATCGGCGCCTGA